Within the Hypericibacter adhaerens genome, the region CGCTCGGCTATTTCGGCGTGCTCTGGCTGTCGCGCTCGACCTTCGGCATCGCGCTCCAGGCGATCCGCGACAATCCGCGGCGCATGGCGGCCCTGGGCTACAATGTCCGCGCGCATCGCATCGCAGCCTATGCCGTGGCGGGCCTGCTCGCCGGCTTCGGCGGCCTCTTCCTGGTCTGGTTCAACGGGCGCATCTCGCCCGGCACGATCAATGTCGGCAACGCGATCAACATCCTGGTGATCGCCATCCTGGGCGGCCTCAGGCGTCCGATCGGCCCCTTCATCGGCGCGCTCATCTTCCTGCTGCTCGACAATTTCGCGATCGACCTGATCGACCGCGATCGCTTCAACCTGGTGATCGGCGCCGCCTTCCTGGCGGTCGTCCTGTTCTCGCCGGACGGCGTGCTCGGCCTTTGGGACGGGCTCAAGCGCCGGCTGGCCAAGACCGCGGCTGAACGCGGCAAGGATATGAGGGTTCGTTAGTTGATCATCGATACCGCGGCACCAGACCGGATCAACGTCAGGGGGTGAGCGGTGGGCAAGACAAGAAACGGGAGGAATCGAACCATGATCTCACTATCGAGACGGATCCTGCTGCAGACCGCGGCGGCGGCCGTGGCGATCGGCCTCGGGGCCGGCGCCGCCAAGGCCGAGGACACCATCAAGGTCGGCGTGCTGGCGACGCTGGAAGGCGCTTTCACGGTGCTGGGCGAAGACAGCATGCGCGGCTTCGAGCTCGCGCTGCAGCAGCATAACGGCATGGCCGGCGGCAAGAAGATCGTCGTGGTCACGGGCTCGTCGGACGCCTCGCCCGACAGCGCCATCGCCGCGGCGCGCAAGCTGGTCGAACAGGACAAGGTCGACATCCTGATCGGGCCGCTCTCGGGCTCCGAGGGCCTCGCCGTGAAGGACTACGCCAAGACCCAGCCGCAGGTGACCTTCGTCAACGGCACCTCGGCCGCGCAGGACACCACGCTCCGCAACCCGGCGCCGAACTTCTTCCGCTTCACCACCGACGGCGTGCAGTGGCAGGCGGGCCTCGGCGAATACGCCTTCAAGGACAAGGGCTACAAGAAGGTCGTGTCGATCGCCGAGGACTACGACTTCCCCTACTCGCAGGTCTTCGGCTTCATGGCCGAATACTGCAAGGCGGGCGGCCATGTCGTCGACAAGTTCTGGGTTCCGATCGGCACCAAGGACTTCTCCTCGATCGTCGCCTCGATCCCCGAGGATATCGATGCCATCTATGTGGCGCTGGGCGGCGCCGACGCCGTCAACTTCCTGACCCAGTACCAGGATGCCGGCGGCGACAAGCCGCTGGTCGGCGGCTCGATCACGGTCGACCAGACCGTGCTGGGCTCGGAAGGCAAGCGCAAGGACGCGCTCATCGGCACGCCCTCGGCCGGCCCGATCGCCGACAATTGGGACGATCCGCGCTGGCACAAGTTCGTGGCCGACTATCAGAAGGCGTTCCCGAAGGGCTTCCCCTCGCCCTCGCTCTTCGCCCATGGCTACTATGTCGAGACCGAGGCCGTGCTGACGGCGCTCGACAAGGTCGGCGGCGATCTCTCCGGCGGCCAGAAGAAGTTCCGCGACACGCTGGCGGCGCTCGAGATCGACACGCCGACCGGCAAGGTCCATCTCGACAAGAACCGCAACGGCATCGCCGACATCTTCCTGACCGAGGTGGCGGTCGGCTCCGACGGCAAGCTCTACAACAAGGTGGTCCGCGTCATCCCGCAGGTGCCGCAGACCATGGGCATGGACGAGGCCGCCTTCCTGGCCTTGGGCCCGGCCACCCGCGACAACCCGTCCTGCCCGTAACGGCGGCCGGGATGACACGGGACTTGAAGACCGGACGATGAGCGAGACCGCGCTCCGGATTGCGCAGGCGGGCGCCGCGAATGCCCTCGAGCTTCGCGGCGTCTCCCGCCATTTCGGTGCGCTGGTCGCGCTCAGCAATGTCAGCATCACGGTGCGCGCCGGCGAGCGGCGGGCCGTGCTGGGGGCGAACGGCGCGGGCAAGACCACGCTGTTCAACGCCATCACGGGCGATTTCCCGCCCACCGCTGGCCGCATCCGCTTCTTCGGCGAGGACGTGACGCAGCTCCCGGCCCATGAGCGGATCCGCCGGGGCCTGCGCCGCACCTACCAGACCTCGATGCTGTTCAAGGGCCTCTCGGTTCTGGACAGCCTCTATCTCGCGGCCCGCGGCGTATCGCGCGGCCGCTTCTCCTTCGTGCGCCAGAACGAACGCGACCCCTCGCTGCAGGCGGCGCGCGAGATGCTGCATGCGGTGCATCTCGATCATCTGGCCGACACGCCGGTGGCCGACCTCGCCCATGGGCAGCAGCGCCAGCTCGAGGTCGGCATGGCGCTGGCGGGCGCCCCGCGCTTCATCCTGTTCGACGAGCCGGCGGCGGGCCTCTCGCCGGTCGAGCGGCGCGAGCTGGTCCAGATCCTGCGGGCGCTGCCCGCCCATATCGGCTACATCATCATCGAGCACGATCTCGACGTGGCGCTGCGCGTCGTCGAATCCGTGTCGGTCATGCATAACGGCGCGCTCTTCAAGGAAGGCACGCCGGACGAGATCCAGAACGACGCCGACGTGCAACGCATCTATCTCGGAGGCGCCCATGGCTGAGGCCTGGAACGCGCCCGAGACGCCCGCGGCGAAGCCGGCGAAGAGCGACACGCCGGCGCTCGTCGTCCAGGATCTCCATGTCTATTACGGGCCTTCGCACGTGCTGCAGGGGGTGGATATCAACCTGCCCTCGGGCGTCTTCGCCATCGTCGGGCGCAACGGCATGGGCAAGACCACGCTCTGCCGCACCATCATGGGCCTGACCCCGGCCACGCGCGGCAGCATCAAGGTGCACGGGCAGGAGCTGCTGGGCCGGGCGCCCAACGACATCGTCAATGCCGGCGTCGGCTATGTGCCGCAGGGCCGCCGGGTTTGGCCCTCGCTCACGGTCGACGAGCATCTGCGCCTGGCGGCGCGCTCGGGCCGCAAGGGAACCTGGACGGTCGAGCGCATCTACGAGGCTTTCCCGCGCCTGACCGAGCGCAAGCGCAATGGCGGCGGCCAGCTCTCGGGCGGCGAGCAGCAGATGCTCGCCATCGGCAGGGCACTCCTCGCCAACCCCTCGCTCCTGGTGATGGACGAGCCGACCGAGGGCCTCGCCCCCGTCATCGTGCAGCAGGTGGAACGGATGCTGCGCCGGCTCGCCGACGAGGGCGAGATCTCGGTGCTGCTGATCGAGCAGAATATCGGCGTCGCGACCCAGGTCGCGAGCCGCGTCGGCATCATGGTCAACGGCCGGCTGCTGCGCGAGATGCCGGCCGCGGAGCTGGCGGCCGATCGCGAGCTGCAGCAGCGGCTGCTCGGCATGGCGACCCATGGCGAGGAACCGGAGCCCGAGGCGCCGGCACCCGAGGCCGAGGCGGAATCAGCCGAACCCGCCACCCGGATGTTCCGTGTCCGCCGCCAGGACAACAGCGAGGCGGTCGAGGCGAGCCCGCTGACCGAGGCGGTCTTCACCATCGATCGCGCGCCCACGCGCTGGTCGGCCGGCAACCCGCTGATGGAGCCGCCGGCCACGGCCGAGCCCGAAGCGCCGGTACCGATGGCCGAGCCCGAGCCGGCCGCGGCCTTGAGCCAGGTGCCGGTCGCCCGCATCGCCGGGCGCTCGGCCTATGTCGCCGGCACCTTCGACACCAAGGGTCGCGAGCTGGGCTTCATCGCCAACAAGCTGCAGCGGCTGGGCCTGCGTGTCGTCACGGTCGATCTCTCCACCAGCCAGCGTCCCTCGCCCGCCGATGTCGGCCCCGCCGAGGTGGCGCGCTTCCATCCCAAAGGCACGGGCGCCGTCTTCACCAACGATCGCGGCAGCGCCGTCGCCAACATGGCCGAGGCTTTCGCCCGCTTCGTGCTGTCGCGTCGCGATCTGGGCGGCCTCATCTCGGCCGGCGGCTCGGGCGGCACGGCGCTCGCGACGCGGGCGATGCAGGCGCTGCCCGTGGGCGTGCCCAAGATCATGGTCTCGACGGTGGCCTCGGGCGATGTGCGCCGCTATGTCGGCCCCTCCGACATCTGCATGATCTATTCGGTCACCGACGTGCAGGGCATCAACCACATCTCCGAGCAGGTGCTCTCCAACGCCGCCCATGCCATGGCCGGCATGATCGCGCACCGCAATGACGGGCGCGAGGCGACCGCGACCAAGCCCGCCATCGGCCTCACCATGTTCGGCCTGACCACGCCCTGCGTGCAACTCGTCACCAAGGCATTGGAGCATCGCTTCGACTGCCTGGTGTTCCATGCGACCGGTACCGGCGGCCAATCGATGGAGAAGCTCGCCGATTCCGGCCTGCTCGCGGGCCTCATCGACAGCACCACCACCGAGATCGCCGATCTCTTCATGGGCGGCGTGTTCTCGGCGGGCGAGGACCGGCTGGGTGCCGTGATCCGCACCGGCCTGCCCTATGTCGGCTCGGTCGGCGCGCTCGACATGGTGAATTTCGGCCCGATGGAAACCGTGCCTGAGAAATACAAGGGCCGGAAGTTCCATATCCACAATCCGAGCGTGACCCTGATGCGCACCACGCCCGAGGAGAATGCGGAGATGGGGCGCTGGATCGCGGAGAAGCTCAACCGCTGCAGCGGGCCGGTGCGTTTCCTCCTGCCCGAGGGCGGCGTCTCCGGCATCGACGCGCCGGGCCAGCCCTTCTGGGACCCGGCCGCGGACAAGGCGCTCTATGACGCGATCGAACGCCACCTGGTGAAGTCCGAGCGCCGCCGCCTGATCCGCCTGCCCTTCCACATCAACGAGCCGGGCTTTGCCTCAGCCCTGGTCGCGAACTTCCTCGAGATCGTCGGCCCCGCCGCCGGCTCTCCTCAACACCATCATGCCCCGCAACAGATGGCCACGGCCTGAACGAGAGAGACAGCGAGAACGATGGCACGACCCGACCGCAAGAAACTGCTGGACCGCTTCCAGGGCATGGCGAAGCGCGGCGAGCCCATCGTGGGCGGCGGGGCCGGCACCGGGCTTTCGGCCAAATGCGAGGAAGCCGGCGGCATCGACCTCATCGTCATCTACAATTCCGGCCGCTACCGCATGGCGGGCCGCGGCTCGCTCGCCGGCCTCCTCGCCTACGGCAACGCCAACGAGATCGTGGTCGAGATGGCGCGCGAGGTTCTGCCGGTGGTCAAGCACACACCGGTGCTGGCCGGCGTCAACGGCACCGATCCCTTCTGCCTGTTCGACCCCTTCCTCGACGAGCTGAAGCGGCTGGGCTTCGCCGGCGTGCAGAACTTCCCGACCGTCGGCCTGATCGACGGCACCTTCCGCGCCAATCTCGAGGAAACGGGCATGGGCTACGGGCTCGAGGTCGACATGATCCGGCTTGCCCGCGAGAAGGACCTGCTGACGACGCCCTATGTCTTCAGCGCCGAGGAGGCCCGCGCCATGACCAAGGCCGGCGCCGACATCATCGTCTGTCACATGGGCCTGACGACCGGCGGCGCCATCGGCGCCGAGACGGCGCTGACGCTGAACGATTGCGTGCCCAAGATCAACGAATGGGCCGAGGCCGCGCGCAGGATCCGCAAGGATGTGCTGGTGCTCTGCCATGGCGGCCCGATCGCCATGCCGGCCGACGCCGAATACATCCTCAAGAACTGCCCCGGCTGCAATGGATTCTACGGCGCCTCCTCGATGGAGCGGCTGCCGACCGAGATCGCGCTTACCGAACAAACCCGCCAATTCAAGGCCATCGCCGCCGGCAAGGGCGGCGGGGCCGGGAAGACGGCGAAGCGGCGCTGATGGCACCCGCCTCGCCGTAGCCAAAGCCAAGGAGAAGAAGCCATGTCTGGAGAAACGCTCGGTTGGATCGTCTTCTGGGTCATCGTGATCGCGATCCTGATCGCGATCGGGATCTGGGCCATGAACCGCCTCTATCGGCGCTCCTCGAAGGAGACCTCCTTCGTGCGCACCGGCCTCGGCGGCCAGAAGGTCGTGGTCAATGGTGGCGCCTTCGTGCTGCCCATCGTCCATGAGGTGACGCCGGTCAACATGAACACGCTGCGGCTCGAGGTCCGGCGCGGACGCGACAGCGCGCTCATCACCAAGGACCGCATGCGCGTCGACGTGGTGGCCGAGTTCTATGTCCGCGCCCAGGCGCAGCCGGCCGCGATCGCCGCCGCCGCCCAGACGCTGGGCCGGCGCACCATGCAGCCCGAATCGCTCAAGGAGCTGGTCGAGGGCAAATTCATCGATGCGCTCCGCTCGGTCGCGGCCGAGATGACGATGGAGCATCTCCACGAGAAGCGCGGCGAGTATGTGAAGCGGGTGCGCCAGGCCGTGGCCGAGGACCTGCTGCAGAACGGCCTCGAGCTCGAGAGCGTGTCCCTGACCGGCCTCGACCAGACCAACATGGAGTTCTTCAACCCCTCGAACGCCTTCGACGCCGAGGGCCTGACCCGGCTGACCGAGGAGATCGAGCGGCGCAAGAAGATCCGCAACGACATCGAGCAGGACACGCTGGTCCAGATCCGCAACAAGAACCTGGAGGCCGAACGGGTCCAGCTCGATATCGATCGCGAGAGCGAATATGCCAGGCTCGAGCAGCAGCGCGAGGTCGAGACGCGCCGGGCGGCCCAGCAGGCCGACCTCGCCCGCGAGCGCGCGGTGCGCGAGCGCGAATCCGAGGAGGCCCGCATCCAGTCGCGGCTCGAGATCGAGCGCGCCCGGATCGCCCAGGAGCGGGCGCTCGACGAGGAGCGGATCGTGCGCGAGCGCGAGACGCAGCGGCTCGAGGTCGAGCGGCGCAAGGCGCTCGAGCTCGCCGAGCAGGAGCGCGCCATCGCCATCGCCGCCAAGTCGAAGACGCAATCGGAGGCGCAGGCCGAAGCCGAGCTCGCCCGCGCCAAGGCGGTGGCGGCGGAGGAAAAGGTCTTCTCCGCGCGCGAGACCGAGATCGCCGAGCGGCGCAAGCAGATCGAGGTGATCGCGGCCCAGCAGGAAGCCGAGCGCGAGGGCATCCGGGTGCGGCTCCAGGCCGAGGCCGAACGGGCCGCGGCGGCCGATCAGGCGGCAGCAGCGAGGATGCTGGCCGAGGGCGAGGCCGAATCCGACAAGATCCGGGCATTGGCCGCCAAGCTGCGCTACGAGATCGAGGCCGAGGGCAAGCGCATGATGAACGAATCGCTCAACGTGCTCTCGCCCGAGGCCCGTGCCTCCGAGGCGCGGCTGCGGATCATCGACCGGATCGAGGGCATCATCCGCGAGAGCGTCAAGCCGATGGAGAACATCGAGGGCATCAAGATCCTCCATGTCGACGGGCTGGGAGGGGGCGGCAGCGGACCGGTTGCCGGCGGCGAGGCGCCCCAGAATTTCGCGGATTCGGTCGTCAACTCGGCGCTGCGCTACCGCGCCCAGGCGCCGCTGGTCGACACGCTGCTGAAGGAGATCGGCCTCCAGGGCGGCGATATCGGCCAGGTCGCCAAGATGCTGGAGAAGGCCGGGCCGAAGGAGAAATGAGGGTAAGGTCCGCGTCTGCGGCACCCCCTCACCCTGCCCTCTCCCCCATCCTCCTTCGCCCTTCGGGCTACGGAGGACAAGAAGGGGAGAGCAAGAGAAAAAGGAAGGGGCCTGCCCTCCGAAGCCCAAAGGGCGAAGGAGGGTGAGGGGCCTTTCGATCGAAGGACGAACTGACGGATGGTGAAGGTCTATACCTCGAGCGTGATCGATGCGCCGGCCGACCGGGTCTGGACGACGATCCGAGATTTCAACGCGCTGCCGGCCTGGCATCCCGGCATCGCCGACAGCCGCATCGAGGGCAACCAGCCGAGCGACAAGGTCGGCTGCATCCGCAACTTCAACCTCAAGAGCGGCGGCAATATCCGCGAGCAGCTCCTGGCGCTCTCGGACTACGACTATGTCTGCACCTACTCGATCCTGGCCTCGCCCATGGGGGTCGAGAACTACATCGCGACCCTGAAGCTCTCGCCCATCACCGACGGCAACCGCACCTATGCGGAATGGACCGCCGAGTTCGACTGCGACCCTGCGCGCGAGAAGCAGCTCGCGCAGGATATCGGCCAGGGTGTGTTCCAAGGCGGCTTCGACGCGCTGAAACGGCGCTTCCCGGCGGGACGCTGAACCCTCCTCGACGATGGTGCTCCCACTCTCACTGTCATTGCCTGTCGCCGCATCGCGCACGCGGCCCTGGATCCCCCGGTCAAGCCGGGGGATGACAAAGAAAAAAATAACCTCCCGCTTTTTTAGCCTGTCATTGCCGGGCTTGACCCGGCAATCCAGGGATCGCCCCTCCGGGCGTCATAGTGACGGCGCGCTATCGCGGACGTCGCCCGCATGACCAAGGTCCGCCGCTCCACCATCATCGATGCGCCGGTCGACCAGGTCTGGGGGTTCCTGCGCGACTTCAACGGGCATGAGCGCTGGCATCCGGCGGTGGCGGAAAGCCGGATCGAGGGCGGCCGCGCCGCCGACATGATCGGTGCGGTGCGCCGTTTCAAGCTCAAGGATGGGGCCCTGCTGCGCGAGCAGCTCCTGACCCTCTCCGACCGCGACCGCCGCTTCACCTATTGCATCCTGGAATCGCCGATCCCGCTCATCGGCTATGTCTCGACCGTCGAGCTCAAGCCCGTGACCGATGGGAACCGCACCTTTTGGGATTGGCGCTGCGAGTTCCGCAGCCCGCCCGGCGAGGAATCCGAGCTCACCGCGCTGGTGGGCGAGCAGATCTACGAGGCGGGTTTCGACGCGGTGAAGCGCGCCTTCAACCAGCCGGTGACGCCGCGCCTGCGCACCGATGGTGCCGCCGGGAGTGCCGTCTCACGCGCGGCCGTCGCCGGGAGCGGCGCCGCGATGACGGGCCACGCGATCATCCTCGATCGCCATGGCGGGCCGGAGACTCTCGCCTGGCAGGAGGTCTCCGTGCCGCCGCCGGCCGCGGGCGAGATCCGCCTGCGCCACACCGCGGTCGGCGTGAACTTCATCGATGTCTATTGCCGCACCGGCTATTTCCCCTTCGTGACGCCGCCGGGCGGGATCGGCATGGAGGGGGCTGGCATCGTGCTCGACATCGGTGCCGGCGTGACCGCCTTCGCCCCCGGCGACCGCGTCGCCTATGCCGGCCCGCCGGTGGGCGCCTATGCCGAGATCCGCAACATCCCCACCGACCTCATCGTGCCGCTGCCGGCCGCGATCGGCGACGAAACAGCCGCCGCCGCGATGCTCAAGGGCATGACCGCCGAGTTCCTGCTGCACCGCTGCCAAAAGGTGAAGGAAGGCGACATCGTCCTGGTCCATGCGGCCTCGGGCGGCGTGGGCAGCCTGCTCTCGCAATGGGCGAGCCATATCGGCGCCACCGTGATCGGCACGGTCGGCAGCCGCGACAAGGCGCGCCTCGCGCTCGCCCATGGCTGCGCCCACCCGATCGTCACGTCGGAGGAGGATTTCGTCGCCCGCGTGATGGCGGTCACGGGCGGCCGCGGCGCCGACGTGATCTATGACGCGATCGGCGGCGACAATCTCAACCGCTCCTTCGAGGCGCTCGCCACGCGCGGCCATATCGTCTCCTTCGGCCAGGCCGCAGGGCCGCTCGAGCCGCTCGATATCGCGGGCTTCGCCTCCAAATCGGCCATGATCTCGCGCCCCAATTACGGCCACTATGCCGGCACGCCGGAGCAGGTGCGCGCCGCGAGCGCCCGGCTCTTCGCCGCGATCGAGCGCGGCATCCTGAAGGTGGAGATCGGCCAGCGCTTTCCCTTACGCGACGCGGCCGAGGCGCACCGGCGGCTGGAAGCGCGCGAGACGACGGGGTCGACGGTGCTGCTGCCGTAGCGCAGGCATACAACTGCGAAGGCGGCATACGTATTGACATTGTATATACGAAAACGCATACTCTATCCATGTCGAGAGGCCGTTCTTCATCTCCGAAAAACCTGGAAACTGCGACTGTTGCGGTCGCGGAACGTGTCCCTGTGGCCGATACGAAGGGTAGCATCAACCTACGTATCGAGGCCAATACGCGCCAACTCATTGACGATGCGGCGGCAATACTCGGCAAGACGCGCACCGAGTTTATGATTGAGAGCGCCCGGCGGCAGGCAATTGACGTGTTGCTCGACCAACGGCTCTTCACACTGGAGCCCGAGCGCTACGATGCCTTCATGCATGCGCTCGATAATCCTCCAGCGCCGGGACCGAAGCTGCGTTCGCTACTGCGCCGGGCTCCGGCATGGAAGAAGTAACGAACAAGCCAGGGAAGTCAGAGCCTCGACTTTCCGCTCCTCTCCCCCTCACCGCTGCACACGACCTCTCAGCCTTCGATTGCGGCGAGCCCGCACTGAACGACTGGCTGCAGAATCGCGCCCTGAAGAATGAAAGTCGATTCTCGCGAACTTATGTCGTCTGCGAAGAGAACCGAGTGGTCGCCTACTTCTGCATCTCCGCTGGCGCTATTGAACGCTCGGCAGCGCCAGGCAAAATCCGACGCAACGCCCCCGATACGATACCGGTATCCGTTATCGGGCGGCTCGCCGTCAGTCGCGGTCACGCGGGAAAAGGACTTGGCGCCGACATTCTTTCAGATGCTCTACACCGCATCGCCATCGCCTCCCAAAGCATCGGAATCGGCGCAGTACTCGTCCATGCCAAGGATGATGCAGCGAAGCGGTTCTATCTGAAGTGCGCGGAATTCATCGAATATCCGGCCGATAGCCGGACCCTGTTTCTCCCTATTGAAACCGTGGTCGCAGCGTTCAGTTAAACCCAGGAGAATAAAATGGGTGAAGCTAAACGAAAAAGGAAACATCAAGCGCAATCGACGTCGCCACACTCACACAGTTTCTTCGGCTTCTTCGGCACAATAGATCTGCATATGCTGCCGCCGGTGACGGCCATCAACGGCGCGCGCATCCGTGCCTTAACGAACGATAGCACAATACCAGATGC harbors:
- a CDS encoding ABC transporter substrate-binding protein, translating into MISLSRRILLQTAAAAVAIGLGAGAAKAEDTIKVGVLATLEGAFTVLGEDSMRGFELALQQHNGMAGGKKIVVVTGSSDASPDSAIAAARKLVEQDKVDILIGPLSGSEGLAVKDYAKTQPQVTFVNGTSAAQDTTLRNPAPNFFRFTTDGVQWQAGLGEYAFKDKGYKKVVSIAEDYDFPYSQVFGFMAEYCKAGGHVVDKFWVPIGTKDFSSIVASIPEDIDAIYVALGGADAVNFLTQYQDAGGDKPLVGGSITVDQTVLGSEGKRKDALIGTPSAGPIADNWDDPRWHKFVADYQKAFPKGFPSPSLFAHGYYVETEAVLTALDKVGGDLSGGQKKFRDTLAALEIDTPTGKVHLDKNRNGIADIFLTEVAVGSDGKLYNKVVRVIPQVPQTMGMDEAAFLALGPATRDNPSCP
- a CDS encoding ABC transporter ATP-binding protein, coding for MSETALRIAQAGAANALELRGVSRHFGALVALSNVSITVRAGERRAVLGANGAGKTTLFNAITGDFPPTAGRIRFFGEDVTQLPAHERIRRGLRRTYQTSMLFKGLSVLDSLYLAARGVSRGRFSFVRQNERDPSLQAAREMLHAVHLDHLADTPVADLAHGQQRQLEVGMALAGAPRFILFDEPAAGLSPVERRELVQILRALPAHIGYIIIEHDLDVALRVVESVSVMHNGALFKEGTPDEIQNDADVQRIYLGGAHG
- a CDS encoding ABC transporter permease, producing MAEAWNAPETPAAKPAKSDTPALVVQDLHVYYGPSHVLQGVDINLPSGVFAIVGRNGMGKTTLCRTIMGLTPATRGSIKVHGQELLGRAPNDIVNAGVGYVPQGRRVWPSLTVDEHLRLAARSGRKGTWTVERIYEAFPRLTERKRNGGGQLSGGEQQMLAIGRALLANPSLLVMDEPTEGLAPVIVQQVERMLRRLADEGEISVLLIEQNIGVATQVASRVGIMVNGRLLREMPAAELAADRELQQRLLGMATHGEEPEPEAPAPEAEAESAEPATRMFRVRRQDNSEAVEASPLTEAVFTIDRAPTRWSAGNPLMEPPATAEPEAPVPMAEPEPAAALSQVPVARIAGRSAYVAGTFDTKGRELGFIANKLQRLGLRVVTVDLSTSQRPSPADVGPAEVARFHPKGTGAVFTNDRGSAVANMAEAFARFVLSRRDLGGLISAGGSGGTALATRAMQALPVGVPKIMVSTVASGDVRRYVGPSDICMIYSVTDVQGINHISEQVLSNAAHAMAGMIAHRNDGREATATKPAIGLTMFGLTTPCVQLVTKALEHRFDCLVFHATGTGGQSMEKLADSGLLAGLIDSTTTEIADLFMGGVFSAGEDRLGAVIRTGLPYVGSVGALDMVNFGPMETVPEKYKGRKFHIHNPSVTLMRTTPEENAEMGRWIAEKLNRCSGPVRFLLPEGGVSGIDAPGQPFWDPAADKALYDAIERHLVKSERRRLIRLPFHINEPGFASALVANFLEIVGPAAGSPQHHHAPQQMATA
- a CDS encoding phosphoenolpyruvate hydrolase family protein gives rise to the protein MARPDRKKLLDRFQGMAKRGEPIVGGGAGTGLSAKCEEAGGIDLIVIYNSGRYRMAGRGSLAGLLAYGNANEIVVEMAREVLPVVKHTPVLAGVNGTDPFCLFDPFLDELKRLGFAGVQNFPTVGLIDGTFRANLEETGMGYGLEVDMIRLAREKDLLTTPYVFSAEEARAMTKAGADIIVCHMGLTTGGAIGAETALTLNDCVPKINEWAEAARRIRKDVLVLCHGGPIAMPADAEYILKNCPGCNGFYGASSMERLPTEIALTEQTRQFKAIAAGKGGGAGKTAKRR
- a CDS encoding flotillin family protein, which codes for MSGETLGWIVFWVIVIAILIAIGIWAMNRLYRRSSKETSFVRTGLGGQKVVVNGGAFVLPIVHEVTPVNMNTLRLEVRRGRDSALITKDRMRVDVVAEFYVRAQAQPAAIAAAAQTLGRRTMQPESLKELVEGKFIDALRSVAAEMTMEHLHEKRGEYVKRVRQAVAEDLLQNGLELESVSLTGLDQTNMEFFNPSNAFDAEGLTRLTEEIERRKKIRNDIEQDTLVQIRNKNLEAERVQLDIDRESEYARLEQQREVETRRAAQQADLARERAVRERESEEARIQSRLEIERARIAQERALDEERIVRERETQRLEVERRKALELAEQERAIAIAAKSKTQSEAQAEAELARAKAVAAEEKVFSARETEIAERRKQIEVIAAQQEAEREGIRVRLQAEAERAAAADQAAAARMLAEGEAESDKIRALAAKLRYEIEAEGKRMMNESLNVLSPEARASEARLRIIDRIEGIIRESVKPMENIEGIKILHVDGLGGGGSGPVAGGEAPQNFADSVVNSALRYRAQAPLVDTLLKEIGLQGGDIGQVAKMLEKAGPKEK
- a CDS encoding SRPBCC family protein codes for the protein MVKVYTSSVIDAPADRVWTTIRDFNALPAWHPGIADSRIEGNQPSDKVGCIRNFNLKSGGNIREQLLALSDYDYVCTYSILASPMGVENYIATLKLSPITDGNRTYAEWTAEFDCDPAREKQLAQDIGQGVFQGGFDALKRRFPAGR
- a CDS encoding SRPBCC family protein: MTKVRRSTIIDAPVDQVWGFLRDFNGHERWHPAVAESRIEGGRAADMIGAVRRFKLKDGALLREQLLTLSDRDRRFTYCILESPIPLIGYVSTVELKPVTDGNRTFWDWRCEFRSPPGEESELTALVGEQIYEAGFDAVKRAFNQPVTPRLRTDGAAGSAVSRAAVAGSGAAMTGHAIILDRHGGPETLAWQEVSVPPPAAGEIRLRHTAVGVNFIDVYCRTGYFPFVTPPGGIGMEGAGIVLDIGAGVTAFAPGDRVAYAGPPVGAYAEIRNIPTDLIVPLPAAIGDETAAAAMLKGMTAEFLLHRCQKVKEGDIVLVHAASGGVGSLLSQWASHIGATVIGTVGSRDKARLALAHGCAHPIVTSEEDFVARVMAVTGGRGADVIYDAIGGDNLNRSFEALATRGHIVSFGQAAGPLEPLDIAGFASKSAMISRPNYGHYAGTPEQVRAASARLFAAIERGILKVEIGQRFPLRDAAEAHRRLEARETTGSTVLLP
- a CDS encoding type II toxin-antitoxin system TacA family antitoxin, giving the protein MADTKGSINLRIEANTRQLIDDAAAILGKTRTEFMIESARRQAIDVLLDQRLFTLEPERYDAFMHALDNPPAPGPKLRSLLRRAPAWKK
- a CDS encoding GNAT family N-acetyltransferase, encoding MEEVTNKPGKSEPRLSAPLPLTAAHDLSAFDCGEPALNDWLQNRALKNESRFSRTYVVCEENRVVAYFCISAGAIERSAAPGKIRRNAPDTIPVSVIGRLAVSRGHAGKGLGADILSDALHRIAIASQSIGIGAVLVHAKDDAAKRFYLKCAEFIEYPADSRTLFLPIETVVAAFS